The Capra hircus breed San Clemente chromosome 2, ASM170441v1, whole genome shotgun sequence genome window below encodes:
- the TMEM169 gene encoding transmembrane protein 169, with protein MEEPAPGEGQSQLPSPHHSSLRKAMAAALVLDGESTMGRRKKKRKESRPESIIIYLSESETLDEEPGESEGGDQPKEEEGDDFLDCPVDDGVWNVPVDSRYVTLTGTITRGKKKGQMVDIHVTLTEKELQELTKPKASSRETTPGCRKACQLGADRGPHVVLWTLVCLPVVFLLSFVVSFYYGTITWYNIFLVYNEERTFWHKISCCPCLILFYPVLIMAMASSLGLYAAVVQLSWSWEAWWQAARDMEKGFCGWLCSKLGLEDCSPYSIVELLESDNISGNLSNKDATQEVETSTV; from the exons ATGGAAGAGCCAGCACCGGGGGAAGGCCAGAGTCAGCTCCCAAGCCCCCACCACAGCTCCCTGAGGAAAGCCATGGCGGCTGCTCTGGTCCTCGATGGGGAATCCACCATGGGGCgcaggaaaaagaagaggaaagagtccCGCCCAGAATCTATCATCATCTACCTGTCAGAGAGTGAGACACtggatgaggagcctggggagTCAGAAGGTGGGGATCAGCctaaagaggaggagggagatgatTTCCTAGACTGTCCTGTGGATGATG GTGTGTGGAACGTGCCTGTGGACAGCCGCTATGTCACATTAACTGGGACCATCACCCGAGGAAAGAAAAAGGGGCAGATGGTAGACATCCATGTCACATTGACAGAGAAGGAACTGCAGGAACTCACTAAGCCCAAGGCATCGTCAAGGGAAACGACGCCTGGATGCAGAAAGGCCTGCCAGCTGGGAGCAGACCGTGGGCCACACGTGGTCCTCTGGACGTTGGTCTGCCTGCCTGTggttttcctcctctcctttgtGGTCTCTTTCTACTATGGCACCATCACTTGGTACAACATCTTTCTCGTGTACAACGAGGAGAGGACCTTCTGGCACAAGATCTCCTGTTGCCCCTGCCTCATCCTCTTCTATCCAGTGCTCATCATGGCCATGGCCTCTTCCCTGGGCCTCTACGCGGCcgtggtccagctctcatggtcctgggaagcctggtggcaaGCTGCCCGGGACATGGAGAAAGGCTTCTGTGGTTGGCTATGCAGTAAGCTGGGTCTGGAAGACTGTTCTCCCTATAGCATTGTGGAGTTGCTTGAATCAGACAATATCTCAGGCAATCTGTCCAACAAGGATGCCACCCAGGAGGTAGAAACATCCACTGTCTAA